GTGTCCTACGGAAAGGTGGGGTAACGCGATTTATTGGTAACTCAATACGTTGAACGACCCGGGGCTACATCCACGGTCAGGTAACGGATCGGAAACAATGTTGAATGTAGCGCCCGCCGGTACGGTGAAGTTGATCGTGGTGTTTTTGGCCCATTGCGGATTGTTATTTATACTCGTCGCGACATTTAAACCGTTTACGAATGCGGTCAAAGCGTAAGTGTTATCACAAGAACCATCATTAACGCCCCAGTTCTTGGTGGATTGTCCCCCGAGGGCACTCACCGACATTGTTGAAGTCCCAGGATTAGACCCTGAATAATTTCCTATGTGGTACCCCAGTTGTTGATAGGCACCGTTGCCTTTTCCTGTACTTCGCCATAACCCATTCTGACAATACAGCAGAGCGCCATCGCCAGTGCGACCCACTAATCCGTTAGGGCTACAGCCCCATCCTTCATTAGCTGTACCATCCAGTTGTAGATATTCGCCCACGGATGCGCGCCCATCGGCACGAACACTCCCCCCTTTCAGTTGGCCTCCGGTATAAATGCCTTTATTGTTAATCGACTTAATCCAGTCGTTATCATCCATATAAAGCCCACCGCCGTGGTCTTCGTTGAGCCAGCCTTTGCCATGCTTGGTAATGAGCCAACCGCTATTACTGCGGATATCTCCGTTAGCGGTGATCCACCCGCTGGACCAAACACTATCGTGGGCAATTAATCTTTTCCCGTTAACATCTTCGCTAAAATTACCCGTTTTAGCATTGATATTATTCCCGTTATTCAAGTCGTTGGTGCCCATGTCAATCGCAGTATGCATCTTATTGAGATCGGGACGACCGTTAACCTGGAAGCGATACAAGCGATCACTTTCTTCCGCTCCGCCGGCCAATACCTCTGACGTTAAATAAACCGCCAGATGGCCGCTTTGTCCGCTAAGTCCCATGCTGGCCAGATTGACTTCCCAGCCCCCGCCGGCACCGTTGGCAATATTGGCGGGATAGATATACCCACCAAGACCAGACGTGTTCTGCGCAATATACCGCTGCCCTTTGAACGCAATATCCTGGCCACCTGCAGTCAAAACAAACGCAACCAGTTTGTCGGTTTGTGCAGGATTGCGTGTCACCGCGAGGATATAGTTCTGAGTATTATTGTTGGTCAGAGAGAAACCTGTCGGCAGATACCCTTTATCACGCAGGATTTGTCCGGTTACCGTGACATTACCGCCGCCCTTAACCTGATTCAGTAGGGTGTCGTAGTTATCTTTGACGTATCGGCGTGCGCCCTGGCTCACGGTGCTCAGGTGTGTCGCTGTTATGACCCAGGTTTGTTCCTCCACATAGTTGGAATATCTTTCCAGTCCGATCGGCGCAGCGATCAACACGATCCCCAGCACGATGGCCATTGAGATCAACGATAGCCCCCTATTGATGCGAGGGCGGGTAACGTTATCAGTCATAAAACACCCAATATGGTTGAGTGAGGGAAACACCCGGCAAGTCCCGCCAATAAGGCGAACAACCAAGGAGCATAGGGCTGAGGGCTTTTATTTGTCAGAAGCGCCCCGGCGATAAACAGCAAGAATGCACATCCGCTCAGCAGGCTGGCCAATTGCCAGGGAAGCCAGGCACACAGCGCAGCAATCAAATGCACATCGCCCATGCCAAATCCTTCATCACCCCGAAGGCGTTTGGCACCGTAGTGAAAGGCATACAAGAAGATGAACATGCTGCCACTGCCAATAAGCGCAGTTGTTATGGTGAGGCTGTTCTCAGGTAGACAGGTAAACAGCAGGCCCGTCAGCCAAAATCCATTGGTATACCGTAGTGGCAGCCAGTAGTTCCGCATGTCTAGTAACACCATTGGGATGCCCCATGCGAGTAATCCAATGATTTTGACGGCCCCTAACCACGGGAAGCCAGTTAATGCTGTTGTTGCGATCAGAACAGTGCCGGTGCCGACGAAAGTTAACGTGACGCTACGTATCTGCAATTGAGTGAGCGGTGGCCCATGATGTTCGAGTAGAAATTGCTTGGCCTGATTAACGAGCGGTTGTGTGAGGATAACGAGAAAGATACTGGCGAAGCCGATCAGCAGAGTGATCTTCAAAAGGTACATGGCCATCAGGCCGCACCTCCCTTGAGTTTCATGTACATGGCATAGATCTTACGGGCGTAAATCATGCGACGCGGGCCATTGTTGTCAGCGAACCCGGCATTGTAGGAGCCGAGGCATTGCCAATTTACGCCGCATTGCTTTAGGTGTTTCGCCAGTATCCATGCTCCGATTTGTACATTGAGGCACGTATTGTTCAGCAGGTCTTGTTCACTCGTAATAAGCCCAAGAGCACGCAATTGAGGAATGTGCCGATCATTGATTTGCATCAGCCCGAAATCGCGACTGGTGACGTGCCCCTTCTTATCGCGATTCATGCCGACTGCTCGGGGGTTTAGGCTGCTTTCGACGGTAGCCATCGAACGCAGTAATAGGGGGTCGACTTTATAGCGTGCCCCGGCTTCATTAAAACAGAACGCCTGTGCCGGCAGCGATAATAATAACGCCCCGCCCAACACCAGACAGGACAAGGCACGTTGAAAAGAAAACAACATAAGAATGCACTCCAGATGGAGGCCGGCAACAAGACGTTACCGGCGGGATGGGCATCAGGTGTTGCTTGTGAAAGTGAGGGTGTTTTGACCCACCGAGCCTTTATCTGCAGTGCACTGTGCGCCAACGGCGCTCGCCGCGATTGCACCATTAGTCGACGTGCCGTTAACCATGGTGGTCACAACACTCGGCGCCGCACTCAGCTTTGTCGCCAGAGTAATGCACGCTTCCTGTGGAACCGCCGCGTAGGTCAGTGAGAAGGAGGACTTCTGACCGCCAGCGGTAGCAACGGGTTGCACGGTGACAGCCCCACCCCACAAGTTTTGAAGCTTGGCGGTTCCGGAGGACTTTGTACCCACAACAGTCATGTTTGCCGGCGCACCACCAAACTGGATCAGTGCCCCCGTCATGGCATCAGCTGCTGCGAAGTTATAGATGCCAGAGGTTTTCAGCATACTGCGACTGTTAGTCAGCAACTCTGCGGCATTGTTGTACTCAGTGCTGGCATCGTTTTTGTTAAACAACCCCCCTCCCTGGGTAATGGCAACCGTCAGTATTACCAAAGCAATAACGATATAAATAGCTGCTTCAAGCAGGGTAATTGCACCACGGTTGATCACTGAACGAAGTGGTGTTTGTGTCTGTTCCATACTATTTCCTTTAGGTTTTTAGAAAGATGGGCACATTAATGTG
This region of Serratia marcescens genomic DNA includes:
- the pilV gene encoding shufflon system plasmid conjugative transfer pilus tip adhesin PilV, which encodes MAIVLGIVLIAAPIGLERYSNYVEEQTWVITATHLSTVSQGARRYVKDNYDTLLNQVKGGGNVTVTGQILRDKGYLPTGFSLTNNNTQNYILAVTRNPAQTDKLVAFVLTAGGQDIAFKGQRYIAQNTSGLGGYIYPANIANGAGGGWEVNLASMGLSGQSGHLAVYLTSEVLAGGAEESDRLYRFQVNGRPDLNKMHTAIDMGTNDLNNGNNINAKTGNFSEDVNGKRLIAHDSVWSSGWITANGDIRSNSGWLITKHGKGWLNEDHGGGLYMDDNDWIKSINNKGIYTGGQLKGGSVRADGRASVGEYLQLDGTANEGWGCSPNGLVGRTGDGALLYCQNGLWRSTGKGNGAYQQLGYHIGNYSGSNPGTSTMSVSALGGQSTKNWGVNDGSCDNTYALTAFVNGLNVATSINNNPQWAKNTTINFTVPAGATFNIVSDPLPDRGCSPGSFNVLSYQ
- a CDS encoding prepilin peptidase, coding for MAMYLLKITLLIGFASIFLVILTQPLVNQAKQFLLEHHGPPLTQLQIRSVTLTFVGTGTVLIATTALTGFPWLGAVKIIGLLAWGIPMVLLDMRNYWLPLRYTNGFWLTGLLFTCLPENSLTITTALIGSGSMFIFLYAFHYGAKRLRGDEGFGMGDVHLIAALCAWLPWQLASLLSGCAFLLFIAGALLTNKSPQPYAPWLFALLAGLAGCFPHSTILGVL
- a CDS encoding lytic transglycosylase domain-containing protein; protein product: MLFSFQRALSCLVLGGALLLSLPAQAFCFNEAGARYKVDPLLLRSMATVESSLNPRAVGMNRDKKGHVTSRDFGLMQINDRHIPQLRALGLITSEQDLLNNTCLNVQIGAWILAKHLKQCGVNWQCLGSYNAGFADNNGPRRMIYARKIYAMYMKLKGGAA
- a CDS encoding type 4 pilus major pilin — encoded protein: MEQTQTPLRSVINRGAITLLEAAIYIVIALVILTVAITQGGGLFNKNDASTEYNNAAELLTNSRSMLKTSGIYNFAAADAMTGALIQFGGAPANMTVVGTKSSGTAKLQNLWGGAVTVQPVATAGGQKSSFSLTYAAVPQEACITLATKLSAAPSVVTTMVNGTSTNGAIAASAVGAQCTADKGSVGQNTLTFTSNT